In Fusarium oxysporum f. sp. lycopersici 4287 chromosome 2, whole genome shotgun sequence, a genomic segment contains:
- a CDS encoding protein BCP1 yields MGKKRAREEGKDVPPADVDKMDEDGSDDEDFDMVDVDFEWFNFDPEVDFHGTKTLLRQLFDVDANLFNMSALADLVLSQPTIGSTIKVDGKATDAYAMLTILNTVVHQEKEPMNDIIKYLIEKAQSSSPLAPIANVLSSGKHVGLVFSERLINMPSELAPPLYSMLIDEVEAAVEDKEPYDFTHYLILSKTYQELESKLDVENQKRKKAKEEAGIYYFHMEDEVLQKHAVAHGNFNYTKEDESAADSKRAFQEMGVKAHGHMILIEANKFPGAVKAVNEYLSAAQ; encoded by the exons ATGGGTAAGAAGCGAGCGCGCGAAGAGGGCAAGGATGTCCCGCCGGCTGATGTCGACAAGATGGACGAGGACGGTTCTGATGACGAG GACTTCGATATGGTTGACGTTGATTTTGAGTGGTTCAACTTTGACCCCGAGGTTGACTTCCATGGCACCAAGACCCTCTTGCGACAACTATTCGATGTTGATGCGAATCTCTTCAACATGTCTGCCCTCGCCGATCTCGTTCTCTCACAACCCACCATTGGTTCCACCATCAAGGTTGACGGAAAGGCCACTGATGCCTACGCTATGCTCACTATTCTCAACACGGTTGTCCACCAGGAAAAGGAGCCCATGAACGATATCATCAAATACCTGATCGAGAAGGCGCAGAGTAGCTCGCCACTGGCACCCATTGCCAACGTTCTCAGTAGTGGAAAGCACGTGGGACTTGTGTTCTCCGAACGCCTCATTAACATGCCTTCCGAGCTGGCCCCACCACTCTATTCAATGCTTATCgacgaggttgaggctgctgTGGAGGACAAGGAACCCTACGATTTCACTCACTACTTGATATTGTCCAAGACATACCAGGAACTCGAGTCTAAGTTGGATGTCGAGAATCAGAAGCGCAAAAAGGCAAAGGAGGAGGCCGGCATTTATTATTTCCACATGGAGGACGAGGTGCTACAAAAACACGCGGTGGCGCACGGCAACTTCAATTACACAAAAGAGGACGAGTCGGCGGCAGACAGTAAACGGGCATTCCAAGAAATGGGCGTCAAGGCGCATGGGCACATGATTCTTATCGAGGCGAACAAGTTCCCAGGGGCGGTCAAAGCTGTTAATGAATATCTCAGTGCGGCGCAATAG
- a CDS encoding chorismate mutase yields MDTVINMADAAHALDLARIRFQLIRLEDTITFHLIERVQFALNGTIYVPGAVELPEANLSFLDWYFREQEKLQSLIRRFESPDEYPFFPDALQNPILKPLNYPKILHENNVNVNDKIKKFYTEKFLPAVCPDFGREERGESQENYGSTATCDIACLQALSRRIHFGKFVAESKFRSDEEKYIRLIMAEDREGIAESITNAAVEKKVLERLRLKALTYGKDPSIPDGTEGAAKIDVDAVVSMYKDFVIPLTKEVEVEYLMQRLEPSA; encoded by the exons ATGGATACCGTTATCAACATGGCCGATGCCGCACACGCACTGGATCTGGCCCGAATCCGATTCCAACTTAT TCGTCTTGAGGACACAATCACCTTCCATCTGATCGAGAGAGTGCAATTCGCATTGAATGGT ACGATCTACGTTCCTGGAGCTGTGGAATTACCTGAAGCGAACCTGAGCTTCCTCGACTGGTATTTTCGCGAACAGGAGAAGCTACAATCCCTTATCCGACGCTTCGAGTCGCCTGACGAATATCCTTTCTTCCCCGATGCATTGCAAAACCCAATACTGAAGCCTCTCAACTACCCCAAGATCTTGCATGAGAACAACGTCAATGTGaacgacaagatcaagaaatTCTATACCGAAAAGTTTCTCCCCGCAGTGTGCCCCGATTTCGGACGCGAGGAGCGGGGTGAGTCTCAAGAAAACTACGGCTCAACCGCAACTTGCGATATTGCTTGTCTACAAGCTCTATCACGACGCATTCACTTCGGCAAGTTTGTCGCAGAGTCCAAGTTCCGATCGGACGAGGAAAAGTACATTCGGCTTATCATGGCTGAAGATCGGGAGGGTATCGCTGAATCCATCACTAATGCAGCagtggagaagaaggtccTTGAGCGACTACGACTCAAGGCTCTGACATACGGCAAGGATCCCTCCATCCCCGACGGAACCGAGGGAGCGGCGAAAATCGATGTCGACGCTGTTGTTTCAATGTACAAGGACTTTGTTATCCCATTGACCAAGGAAGTCGAGGTGGAATACTTGATGCAAAGGCTAGAACCAAGTGCCTGA
- a CDS encoding chorismate mutase — MTIYVPGAVELPEANLSFLDWYFREQEKLQSLIRRFESPDEYPFFPDALQNPILKPLNYPKILHENNVNVNDKIKKFYTEKFLPAVCPDFGREERGESQENYGSTATCDIACLQALSRRIHFGKFVAESKFRSDEEKYIRLIMAEDREGIAESITNAAVEKKVLERLRLKALTYGKDPSIPDGTEGAAKIDVDAVVSMYKDFVIPLTKEVEVEYLMQRLEPSA, encoded by the exons ATG ACGATCTACGTTCCTGGAGCTGTGGAATTACCTGAAGCGAACCTGAGCTTCCTCGACTGGTATTTTCGCGAACAGGAGAAGCTACAATCCCTTATCCGACGCTTCGAGTCGCCTGACGAATATCCTTTCTTCCCCGATGCATTGCAAAACCCAATACTGAAGCCTCTCAACTACCCCAAGATCTTGCATGAGAACAACGTCAATGTGaacgacaagatcaagaaatTCTATACCGAAAAGTTTCTCCCCGCAGTGTGCCCCGATTTCGGACGCGAGGAGCGGGGTGAGTCTCAAGAAAACTACGGCTCAACCGCAACTTGCGATATTGCTTGTCTACAAGCTCTATCACGACGCATTCACTTCGGCAAGTTTGTCGCAGAGTCCAAGTTCCGATCGGACGAGGAAAAGTACATTCGGCTTATCATGGCTGAAGATCGGGAGGGTATCGCTGAATCCATCACTAATGCAGCagtggagaagaaggtccTTGAGCGACTACGACTCAAGGCTCTGACATACGGCAAGGATCCCTCCATCCCCGACGGAACCGAGGGAGCGGCGAAAATCGATGTCGACGCTGTTGTTTCAATGTACAAGGACTTTGTTATCCCATTGACCAAGGAAGTCGAGGTGGAATACTTGATGCAAAGGCTAGAACCAAGTGCCTGA